In a single window of the Candidatus Methylomirabilis sp. genome:
- a CDS encoding ABC transporter substrate-binding protein encodes MRRTGGWSRRRFVLAAALAPAGAVLGRRAAATEVIRVGYVATRGGSLAGAAAYATAGVRVGAEEARATAEMFGKRFELLEAEAATPAEAADRATELAASGKAVAVVGGLDEATGRHIAQALAGSRVLYVNAGSPAESLRGAGCHRTVFHVEASLAAYADALAVYLVRQAKASRIALLTAESAAGASLEGAVRRALGRAGGTIVEAATVPAGTADVRQALTRGLSAGAQALILNLTGPDLYAAVRGARQDGATLPLAAVLVEPAEAWAADTAGLPDLWPSLWAHDFRPYSGRELNSRFRKGLGRPGESRMWAHWCAVKVLWEAVLKRGSTSPAALIPFLEGDVTFDGHKGMGLSFRPWDHQLRQPLLILRRQSAPKDAWGAFGFAQEVPLRGTPGATEEAVLDTLGLGPGETACRFGPVPGA; translated from the coding sequence GTGCGGCGAACGGGAGGTTGGAGTCGGCGCCGCTTCGTCCTGGCGGCGGCCCTCGCCCCCGCCGGGGCCGTCCTCGGGCGGCGGGCGGCAGCCACGGAGGTGATCCGGGTCGGCTACGTGGCGACCCGGGGGGGAAGCCTTGCGGGGGCCGCGGCCTACGCGACCGCGGGCGTCCGCGTCGGCGCCGAGGAGGCTCGGGCCACCGCCGAGATGTTCGGCAAGCGCTTCGAGCTCCTCGAGGCGGAGGCCGCCACGCCTGCCGAGGCGGCCGATCGGGCCACGGAGCTCGCGGCCAGCGGGAAGGCGGTGGCGGTCGTCGGCGGGCTGGACGAGGCGACCGGCCGCCACATCGCCCAGGCCCTCGCGGGGAGCCGCGTGCTCTATGTGAATGCCGGCTCGCCCGCGGAGTCGCTCCGGGGGGCGGGCTGCCACCGCACGGTCTTCCACGTCGAGGCCAGCCTCGCCGCCTATGCCGACGCGCTCGCGGTCTACCTGGTTCGCCAGGCGAAGGCCAGCCGGATCGCCCTCCTCACCGCCGAGAGCGCGGCGGGCGCGAGCCTCGAGGGGGCCGTCCGCCGGGCGCTCGGCCGGGCCGGGGGGACCATCGTGGAGGCTGCCACGGTCCCTGCGGGGACCGCGGACGTCCGGCAGGCCCTGACCCGCGGCCTCTCGGCCGGCGCGCAGGCCCTCATCCTGAACCTGACAGGCCCGGATCTCTACGCGGCGGTTCGGGGGGCGCGGCAGGACGGGGCGACGCTCCCGCTCGCAGCCGTCCTGGTCGAGCCGGCCGAGGCATGGGCCGCGGACACGGCGGGGCTGCCGGACCTCTGGCCGTCCCTCTGGGCCCACGACTTCCGCCCATACAGCGGGCGGGAGCTCAACTCCCGGTTCCGGAAGGGCCTGGGCCGGCCGGGGGAATCTCGCATGTGGGCACACTGGTGCGCGGTCAAGGTCCTCTGGGAGGCCGTGCTGAAGCGCGGGAGCACCAGCCCCGCGGCCCTGATCCCGTTCCTCGAGGGGGATGTCACCTTCGACGGGCACAAGGGGATGGGCCTGAGCTTCCGGCCGTGGGACCACCAGCTCCGCCAGCCGCTGCTCATCCTCCGGCGCCAGAGTGCGCCCAAGGACGCCTGGGGCGCCTTTGGCTTCGCCCAGGAGGTGCCCCTCCGCGGGACGCCCGGGGCGACGGAAGAAGCGGTCCTGGACACCCTCGGCCTCGGCCCGGGGGAGACGGCCTGCCGGTTCGGGCCGGTCCCGGGCGCCTGA
- a CDS encoding TQO small subunit DoxD, whose product MRAPAAWLALSRVVTGLWFLKASVTKLAFVLAGGFFPLPTVTGRYLGFMPKRLAEFAAGNPFGWYRDFLEAIVLPNVGLFAHLQTFGEVAVGLGLTLGFLTSTSAAVGLLLTANYFLATQWMGFCQQGFHLVLGAGMVAFLGARAGRVAGLDAWLLRRWPGLDASPAARLF is encoded by the coding sequence CTCTGGTTCCTGAAGGCCTCGGTCACCAAGCTGGCCTTCGTCCTCGCGGGCGGCTTCTTCCCCCTCCCGACCGTGACCGGCCGCTACCTGGGCTTCATGCCGAAGCGGCTGGCGGAGTTTGCGGCCGGCAACCCCTTCGGCTGGTACCGGGACTTCCTCGAAGCGATCGTCCTCCCCAACGTGGGGTTGTTCGCCCACCTGCAGACCTTCGGCGAGGTGGCGGTCGGTCTCGGCCTGACCCTCGGCTTCCTGACGAGCACCTCGGCGGCGGTCGGTCTCCTCCTCACGGCCAACTACTTCCTCGCCACGCAGTGGATGGGGTTCTGCCAGCAGGGATTCCACCTGGTGCTGGGGGCGGGCATGGTGGCCTTCCTGGGTGCCCGCGCGGGGCGGGTGGCCGGGCTCGACGCCTGGCTCCTCCGGCGGTGGCCGGGCCTGGACGCCTCGCCGGCCGCCCGGCTGTTCTGA